From Carya illinoinensis cultivar Pawnee chromosome 5, C.illinoinensisPawnee_v1, whole genome shotgun sequence, one genomic window encodes:
- the LOC122309582 gene encoding protein DMR6-LIKE OXYGENASE 2-like translates to MGEVDPAFFQDPEHRPRIVFTEAEGIPLIDLSPILAFGDVSVVEGLVSEIRKACKEWGFFQVINHGVPLEKRQRIEAAARKFFAQSLEDKTKVRRNDKEVLGYYETEHTKNVRDWKEVFDFTIEEPTFIPASHEPDDKEVTGWINQWPEYPPETREACQEYAQEMVKLACKLMELVAQSLGLPADSFRDFFKDQTSFIRLNHYPTCPAPELALGVGRHKDGGALTILAQDDVGGLEVKRKIDGEWVRVKPTPNAYIINVGDIVQVWSNDEYESVEHRAIVNSERERFSIPFFFNPAHYTMVKPLEELTNEQNPAKYRAYSWGKFITNRKRSNFQKLNVENIQIYHFRI, encoded by the exons ATGGGAGAGGTTGATCCAGCTTTCTTCCAAGACCCTGAACACAGACCCAGAATCGTATTCACCGAAGCCGAAGGCATCCCGTTGATCGATCTTTCTCCTATACTCGCCTTCGGCGATGTTTCTGTTGTTGAAGGCCTTGTTAGCGAGATACGCAAAGCATGCAAGGAATGGGGGTTCTTCCAGGTGATCAACCACGGGGTGCCCTTGGAGAAGCGCCAGAGGATTGAGGCTGCAGCGAGGAAGTTCTTTGCACAGAGTTTAGAGGACAAGACGAAGGTCAGAAGGAATGATAAGGAGGTGTTGGGTTACTACGAAACTGAGCACACCAAGAACGTAAGGGACTGGAAGGAGGTTTTTGATTTTACTATAGAGGAACCCACCTTCATCCCGGCTTCCCATGAGCCTGATGACAAGGAGGTGACAGGGTGGATTAATCAGTGGCCTGAATACCCGCCTGAGACGAG GGAGGCCTGCCAAGAATATGCTCAAGAGATGGTAAAACTAGCTTGCAAGTTAATGGAACTTGTGGCCCAGAGCCTAGGCCTGCCAGCAGATAGCTTCCGTGATTTCTTCAAAGACCAAACCAGCTTTATCCGACTCAATCACTATCCCACCTGCCCTGCCCCTGAATTAGCTCTTGGTGTTGGTCGACACAAGGATGGGGGTGCCTTAACCATCCTAGCTCAAGATGATGTTGGAGGATTGGAAGTGAAGCGCAAAATAGATGGAGAGTGGGTTCGGGTCAAACCCACCCCCAATGCTTATATCATCAATGTTGGGGACATTGTCCAG GTTTGGAGCAATGATGAATATGAGAGTGTGGAGCACAGGGCGATCGTGAACTCAGAGAGGGAAAGGTTCTCCATTCCTTTTTTCTTCAACCCGGCACACTACACCATGGTTAAGCCTTTGGAGGAGCTAACGAATGAGCAAAACCCTGCCAAGTATAGGGCATACAGCTGGGGAAAGTTTATAACAAACAGAAAGCGCAGTAACTTCCAGAAACTCAATGTTGAAAACATCCAAATTTATCATTTCAGGATATAA
- the LOC122310019 gene encoding uncharacterized protein LOC122310019 produces MSQIWRLEGWVRFKDLNEQCFLIEFQSKKDKEKILSGRPWCFDRNLLTLQEVDESMSINAVNFQYEPFWVQCYNVPLAAMNEKIGEKIGKCLGHVIRVDVDSDGSAWGRCLRIRVAVDLHKPLLRGKWLGFENQKLWISFKYERL; encoded by the coding sequence ATGTCGCAGATATGGAGACTTGAAGGCTGGGTCCGGTTCAAGGACCTGAATGAACAATGCTTCCTTATAGAGTTCCAGAGtaaaaaagacaaagaaaagaTACTTAGTGGTAGGCCATGGTGTTTTGACAGGAATTTATTAACTCTCCAAGAGGTGGATGAATCGATGTCCATTAACGCTGTTAACTTCCAGTATGAGCCATTCTGGGTTCAATGCTATAACGTTCCCTTGGCTGCTATGAATGAGAAGATAGGGGAGAAGATTGGGAAGTGTCTCGGACATGTTATCAGAGTAGATGTTGACTCTGATGGTTCTGCGTGGGGTCGTTGCCTTCGCATCAGGGTGGCTGTAGACCTCCATAAACCCCTCCTCCGAGGAAAATGgttaggttttgaaaatcagaaACTCTGGATTTCATTTAAATATGAACGACTGTAG
- the LOC122311295 gene encoding germin-like protein subfamily 1 member 17, with protein sequence MMKYSKFVPKYALVTVALLAFACSLASAYDPSPLQDFCVAINNPASAVFVNGKFCKDPKLVTANDFFRSGLNIPGNTSNKVGSNVTAVTVEQLPGLNTLGISLARIDFAPYGLNPPHTHPRSTEFLVVIEGTLHVGFVTSNSANGNHLFTKVLNKGDVFVFPIGLVHFQLNVGNTKAVAFAGLSSQNPGVITIANAVFKSNPPINADVLTKAFQVDKNVVNYIQKQL encoded by the exons ATGATGAAGTACTCCAAGTTTGTTCCTAAGTATGCCCTTGTAACTGTGGCCCTATTGGCTTTCGCTTGTTCCCTCGCCTCTGCCTATGACCCCAGTCCCCTGCAGGACTTTTGTGTTGCTATCAACAATCCTGCTTCTGCTG TATTTGTGAATGGGAAGTTTTGCAAGGATCCAAAACTTGTTACCGCTAATGATTTCTTCCGCTCGGGTTTGAACATTCCTGGAAACACCTCAAATAAAGTAGGGTCGAATGTCACTGCTGTCACAGTGGAACAATTACCAGGCCTCAACACTCTTGGCATATCCTTGGCTCGCATCGACTTTGCACCATATGGCTTAAATCCTCCCCACACCCACCCTCGCAGCACTGAGTTTCTAGTAGTTATAGAGGGTACTCTGCATGTTGGCTTTGTCACATCCAATAGTGCAAACGGTAACCACCTCTTTACCAAAGTTCTAAACAAGGGAGATGTCTTTGTGTTCCCAATTGGTCTCGTCCACTTCCAATTGAATGTGGGAAATACCAAGGCTGTTGCCTTTGCTGGTCTCAGTAGCCAGAATCCTGGGGTCATCACCATAGCCAACGCAGTCTTTAAGTCCAATCCTCCGATCAATGCTGATGTTCTCACCAAGGCCTTCCAAGTAGACAAGAATGTGGTTAACTATATTCAGAAGCAATTATAA